The proteins below are encoded in one region of Streptomyces sp. NBC_00490:
- a CDS encoding acyl-CoA dehydrogenase family protein produces the protein MSTVTNTDWHNRPAPESAQDWIARAADVAAVLATDAAARDRAGATPHAEVQLLKDSGLVTLLGPTEHGGAGQDWPTAYRVVREVARADGSIGQLLGYHYLWNWAARLVGTREQWQHVEAEAARNRWFFGGAVNPRDKDVTVTEDGDDLVFTGRKTFSTGSKVSDVTVLEGVLEGTDDHVFAIVPSDSPGLTFHDDWDNIGQRLTESGGVTLDGVRTPWSSAAGYVDKVFQPRVYNTLNVPTIQLIFVNFYLGIAGGALETAAAYTREKSRSWLHGGHERAVDEPYVIDIYGDLTAKLWAVEALADTVAAEGQKLHDDPDAVTEQTRGDFEVRVAAVKARATDVALEISNRIFEVTGARSTASAEGLDRFWRNVRTHTLHDPVAYKRREVGRWVLEGELPEPTWYS, from the coding sequence ATGAGCACCGTCACCAACACCGACTGGCACAACCGTCCCGCGCCCGAGAGCGCCCAGGACTGGATCGCCCGCGCCGCCGACGTCGCCGCCGTCCTCGCCACCGACGCCGCCGCCCGCGACCGTGCCGGCGCCACCCCCCACGCCGAGGTCCAGCTCCTCAAGGACTCCGGCCTTGTCACCCTGCTCGGCCCCACGGAGCACGGCGGCGCGGGCCAGGACTGGCCGACCGCGTACCGCGTCGTCCGCGAGGTCGCCAGGGCCGACGGCTCCATCGGCCAGCTCCTCGGCTACCACTACCTGTGGAACTGGGCCGCCCGTCTGGTCGGCACCCGCGAACAGTGGCAGCACGTGGAGGCCGAGGCAGCACGCAACCGCTGGTTCTTCGGCGGCGCCGTCAACCCGCGCGACAAGGACGTGACCGTCACCGAGGACGGCGACGACCTCGTCTTCACCGGCCGCAAGACCTTCTCCACCGGCAGCAAGGTCTCCGACGTCACCGTCCTGGAAGGCGTACTCGAAGGCACCGACGACCACGTCTTCGCCATCGTGCCCTCCGACTCGCCGGGCCTGACCTTCCACGACGACTGGGACAACATCGGCCAGCGGCTCACCGAGAGCGGCGGCGTCACCCTCGATGGTGTACGCACACCGTGGTCGTCGGCGGCCGGATACGTCGACAAGGTGTTCCAGCCGCGCGTCTACAACACCCTGAACGTCCCCACCATCCAGCTGATCTTCGTCAACTTCTACCTGGGCATCGCGGGCGGCGCCCTGGAGACGGCCGCCGCCTACACCCGTGAGAAGTCCCGCTCCTGGCTGCACGGCGGCCACGAGCGCGCGGTCGACGAGCCGTACGTCATCGACATCTACGGCGACCTCACCGCGAAGCTCTGGGCGGTCGAGGCGCTCGCCGACACCGTCGCCGCCGAGGGGCAGAAGCTGCACGACGACCCCGACGCGGTCACCGAGCAGACCCGCGGCGACTTCGAGGTGCGGGTCGCCGCCGTGAAGGCGCGCGCCACCGACGTCGCCCTGGAGATCTCGAACCGGATCTTCGAGGTCACCGGAGCCCGCTCCACGGCCAGCGCCGAGGGTCTCGACCGGTTCTGGCGCAACGTCCGCACCCACACCCTGCACGATCCGGTCGCCTACAAGCGGCGCGAGGTCGGCCGCTGGGTCCTCGAGGGCGAACTGCCCGAACCCACCTGGTACTCCTGA
- a CDS encoding MMPL family transporter, which yields MSLTPRRGRFLVPLLLLVVWLGIGGALGPYAGRLGEVATNDQAAFLPRSAESTEVIAAQRAFRQDESLPVIVVWTDERGGRIQDRRATAGRALASLGDLPGVVGDVSPALVSKDREALQGVVRLSPGLGDRLPDTLDRVRAAAERVPGSTVRLAGPAATQADLSEAFAGIDGLLLAVALVTVLVILLLVYRSVLLPLVIILGAVFALGLACAVVYVLADHDIVRVDGQVQGILSILVIGAATDYALLLTARYREELAERTDRFAAARAALRQSWGAIVASAATVALGLLALLISDLTNNRALGPVGAIGIGCAVLSSLTFLPAVLVLLGRSAYWPAAPRPTTAGQGVWRRVAALVDRAPRKVWAVSLAGLLACAAFAPALSSRGVPLAETFVDGAPSVTAQQTLARHFPGGSSNPTVVIADADRLDRVVRTALSTEGVAAAAGVTESGRPGGDALVVGGRVRVDVTLASAADSDAAKETVARLRTALHAVPGADALVGGYTAQQYDTLRTAERDRTLIVPVVLVIILVILTVLLRSLLLPALLVATVALNYLATLGVSALVFPHVFGFGGTDPSVPLYGFVFLVALGVDYNIFLMSRVREESLRHGVRQGVLRGLVGTGGVITSAGVVLAATFAALGVIPLAFLAQIAFIVAFGVLLDTLVVRSLLVPALARDLGAVAWWPGSGAFPASK from the coding sequence ATGTCCCTCACCCCGCGGCGAGGCCGATTCCTCGTGCCGCTCCTTCTGCTCGTCGTCTGGCTCGGCATCGGCGGCGCCCTGGGCCCCTACGCCGGACGGCTCGGCGAGGTCGCGACCAACGACCAGGCCGCCTTCCTGCCGCGCAGCGCCGAATCGACCGAGGTCATCGCCGCCCAGCGGGCCTTCCGGCAGGACGAGTCGCTTCCGGTGATCGTCGTCTGGACCGATGAGCGGGGCGGGCGGATCCAGGACCGCCGGGCCACGGCCGGACGTGCGCTCGCCTCCCTCGGCGACCTGCCGGGCGTGGTCGGGGACGTGTCGCCCGCGCTCGTCTCCAAGGACCGCGAGGCCCTGCAAGGCGTCGTACGGCTCAGCCCCGGCCTCGGCGACCGGCTGCCCGACACCCTCGACCGTGTCCGTGCCGCCGCCGAGCGCGTCCCCGGCAGCACCGTCCGGCTCGCGGGCCCCGCCGCCACCCAGGCGGACCTGTCCGAGGCCTTCGCCGGTATCGACGGACTGCTCCTGGCCGTCGCCCTGGTCACCGTCCTCGTCATCCTGCTGCTCGTCTACCGCAGCGTGCTGCTGCCCCTCGTGATCATCCTCGGGGCAGTCTTCGCGCTCGGCCTCGCCTGCGCCGTGGTCTACGTGCTCGCCGACCACGACATCGTCAGGGTCGACGGCCAAGTCCAGGGCATCCTGTCCATCCTGGTCATCGGCGCCGCCACCGACTACGCCCTGCTGCTCACGGCGCGCTACCGGGAGGAACTGGCCGAGCGCACCGACCGGTTCGCGGCCGCGCGGGCCGCGCTGCGGCAATCGTGGGGCGCGATCGTGGCCAGCGCCGCCACCGTCGCCCTCGGGCTGCTCGCCCTGCTGATCAGCGACCTCACCAACAACCGCGCGCTCGGGCCGGTCGGCGCGATCGGCATCGGCTGCGCCGTGCTCAGTTCGCTGACCTTCCTGCCCGCGGTGCTCGTCCTGCTGGGCCGCTCCGCGTACTGGCCGGCCGCCCCGCGCCCCACGACCGCCGGTCAGGGTGTCTGGCGGCGCGTCGCCGCCCTGGTCGACCGCGCGCCCCGCAAGGTATGGGCCGTGAGCCTCGCGGGACTGCTGGCCTGCGCCGCCTTCGCCCCCGCGCTCAGCTCCCGGGGCGTCCCGCTCGCCGAGACCTTCGTGGACGGGGCACCCTCGGTGACCGCGCAGCAGACGCTGGCCCGGCACTTCCCCGGCGGCTCCAGCAACCCCACCGTCGTCATCGCCGACGCCGACCGCCTCGACCGGGTCGTCCGGACGGCTCTCTCCACCGAGGGCGTCGCCGCGGCGGCGGGTGTCACGGAGTCCGGGCGTCCCGGCGGTGACGCGCTGGTCGTCGGCGGCCGGGTACGCGTCGACGTCACGCTGGCGTCCGCCGCCGACAGCGACGCCGCCAAGGAAACCGTGGCCCGGCTGCGCACGGCCCTGCACGCGGTGCCCGGCGCGGACGCCCTCGTCGGCGGCTACACGGCCCAGCAGTACGACACCCTGCGGACGGCCGAAAGGGACCGCACGCTCATCGTCCCCGTGGTCCTCGTGATCATCCTCGTGATCCTGACGGTCCTGCTGCGCTCCCTGCTGCTGCCCGCCCTGCTGGTGGCCACTGTGGCGCTCAACTACCTGGCCACGCTGGGCGTTTCGGCCCTGGTCTTCCCGCACGTGTTCGGCTTCGGCGGCACCGATCCCTCCGTGCCGCTGTACGGCTTCGTGTTCCTCGTCGCCCTCGGCGTCGACTACAACATCTTCCTCATGTCGCGGGTGCGGGAGGAGTCCCTGCGGCACGGCGTGCGCCAGGGGGTGCTGCGCGGTCTGGTCGGCACCGGGGGCGTGATCACCTCGGCCGGTGTGGTGCTCGCGGCCACGTTCGCCGCGCTCGGGGTGATCCCGCTGGCGTTCCTGGCGCAGATCGCCTTCATCGTCGCCTTCGGGGTGCTCCTCGACACCCTGGTCGTGCGCTCACTGCTCGTACCCGCCCTGGCCCGCGATCTCGGGGCCGTCGCGTGGTGGCCAGGGTCAGGCGCCTTCCCTGCCTCCAAGTGA
- a CDS encoding LysR family transcriptional regulator, giving the protein MRTEQLEYIAAVTRLGSLRRAAEELRLSQPALSETVRNLERELGVDLLERKRSGATMSAEGRELLPHIINVLDAVDRLRSAAGEQHRISRMVRVGTVNAATVPLLIPAVREFRAGHPVTQVEVVGAQQSDIHRALSEGGFDLGLVNHLEGDDVPAELESTELLRGRPVVCLRPDSPLASRTALSVTDLLDTPLIAMRSGYVMHRYVHRLLDGRAPSFSYSTDGAEMGKLMVAEGLGVTVLPDFSVVDDPLVRGGALTHRPLTDDSTRVLLMLQRRRADPVPRAVQDLHDAFVARARELVSGD; this is encoded by the coding sequence ATGCGGACCGAACAGCTCGAATACATCGCCGCGGTGACCCGGCTCGGTTCCCTGCGCCGGGCCGCGGAGGAACTGCGCCTTTCCCAGCCCGCGTTGAGCGAGACCGTGCGGAATCTGGAACGTGAGCTGGGCGTGGACCTCCTGGAGCGCAAACGCTCGGGCGCGACGATGAGCGCGGAGGGCCGGGAGCTGCTGCCGCACATCATCAACGTCCTGGACGCGGTGGACCGGCTGCGGTCGGCGGCGGGCGAGCAGCACCGCATCAGCCGGATGGTGCGGGTGGGGACGGTGAACGCGGCGACCGTGCCGCTGCTGATCCCGGCGGTGCGGGAGTTCCGCGCCGGCCATCCGGTGACCCAGGTCGAGGTGGTCGGCGCCCAGCAGAGCGACATCCACCGGGCGCTGTCCGAGGGCGGTTTCGATCTCGGCCTGGTGAACCATCTGGAGGGCGACGACGTGCCGGCCGAGCTGGAGAGCACGGAGCTGCTGCGCGGCCGCCCCGTGGTGTGCCTGCGTCCGGACAGTCCGCTGGCCTCGCGTACCGCGCTGTCGGTGACCGACCTCCTGGACACGCCGCTGATCGCGATGCGCTCGGGCTATGTCATGCACCGCTATGTGCACCGGCTGCTGGACGGCAGGGCGCCCTCGTTCTCGTACTCCACCGACGGCGCCGAGATGGGCAAGCTGATGGTCGCGGAGGGGCTCGGTGTGACGGTGCTGCCGGACTTCAGCGTCGTGGACGATCCTCTGGTCCGTGGCGGCGCGCTCACCCACCGCCCGCTCACCGACGACTCGACCCGGGTCCTGCTGATGCTCCAGCGCCGCCGCGCGGACCCGGTGCCGCGCGCGGTCCAGGACCTGCACGACGCGTTCGTGGCGCGGGCCCGGGAGCTGGTCTCAGGGGACTGA
- a CDS encoding sigma-70 family RNA polymerase sigma factor: MITSALSAARENHDAAMSMDESITAWALAARGGDADAVEHFVRALHLDVTRYVAHLCGDPQAADDLAQDTFLRALGSLHRFEGRSSARSWLLSIARRAVIDSYRYASARPRLSDVPDWQLAVENAQPRDLPGFDDGIALLDLLESLPDERREAFILTQLVGLPYGEAAEVSDCPVGTVRSRVARARTALMDLLDESERPALQAV, from the coding sequence GTGATCACTTCTGCCCTGTCGGCCGCGCGCGAGAACCACGACGCGGCGATGTCGATGGACGAGTCGATAACCGCGTGGGCGCTGGCCGCCCGCGGAGGTGACGCGGACGCGGTCGAGCACTTCGTACGCGCCCTGCACCTCGACGTGACGCGCTATGTCGCCCACCTCTGCGGCGACCCGCAGGCCGCCGACGACCTCGCCCAGGACACGTTCCTGCGCGCGCTCGGCAGCCTGCACCGGTTCGAGGGCCGTTCCTCGGCCCGCTCCTGGCTGCTGTCCATCGCCCGCCGCGCGGTGATCGACAGCTACCGGTACGCCTCGGCCCGGCCCCGCCTTTCCGACGTACCGGACTGGCAGTTGGCCGTCGAGAACGCGCAGCCGCGGGACCTGCCCGGCTTCGACGACGGCATCGCGCTGCTGGACCTGCTGGAGTCGCTGCCGGACGAACGCCGTGAGGCGTTCATCCTCACCCAGCTGGTGGGCCTGCCCTACGGGGAGGCGGCCGAGGTCAGCGACTGCCCCGTCGGCACCGTCCGCTCCCGCGTCGCCCGCGCCCGGACGGCCTTGATGGACCTGCTGGACGAGTCGGAGCGGCCCGCCCTGCAGGCGGTCTGA
- a CDS encoding nuclear transport factor 2 family protein, translated as MNTSPTAVVEAAFRHYRSQDREAAFALYAEDFTFTSPRDDHIDKAAFFERCFPTADRFAEQRLLHVVPADGELVFVHYEYELTTGGRYRNVEAITVRDGLVREVQVFFGGEVGGSR; from the coding sequence ATGAACACCAGCCCGACCGCCGTCGTCGAAGCGGCGTTCCGCCACTACCGTTCACAGGACCGCGAGGCCGCCTTCGCGCTCTACGCCGAGGACTTCACCTTCACCAGTCCGCGGGACGACCACATCGACAAGGCGGCCTTCTTCGAGCGGTGCTTCCCGACCGCGGACCGGTTCGCGGAGCAGCGACTGCTGCACGTCGTCCCCGCAGACGGGGAGCTCGTATTCGTCCACTACGAGTACGAGCTCACGACCGGCGGCCGGTACCGCAATGTCGAGGCGATCACCGTCCGGGACGGACTCGTCCGTGAGGTGCAGGTCTTCTTCGGCGGCGAGGTCGGCGGCAGCCGCTAG
- the ssuE gene encoding NADPH-dependent FMN reductase, giving the protein MATVLSVSGSPSASSRTNRLLRHLDQRLAAQGHQVIPLDVRTIPAEALLGADFQHPAIVEATELFARADGVVVATPVYKASYSGVLKALLDLLPQYALTGKTVLPLATGGTTAHVLAIDYALRPVLNSMGAAHIVQGWFTLDKDITVHEDGTLSVVATSTEALTQVVDQFSAALGRTPVLAAAS; this is encoded by the coding sequence ATGGCCACCGTCCTGTCCGTCTCCGGCAGCCCCTCCGCCTCCTCCCGCACCAACCGCCTGTTGCGCCACCTCGACCAGCGGCTGGCCGCACAGGGCCACCAGGTGATCCCGCTCGACGTCCGCACCATCCCCGCCGAGGCCCTCCTCGGCGCCGACTTCCAGCACCCCGCGATCGTCGAGGCCACCGAGCTCTTCGCCCGCGCCGACGGGGTCGTCGTCGCCACCCCGGTCTACAAGGCGTCCTACTCCGGAGTCCTCAAGGCCCTGCTGGACCTGCTCCCGCAGTATGCGCTCACCGGCAAGACCGTGCTTCCGCTCGCCACCGGCGGCACCACCGCCCACGTCCTCGCCATCGATTACGCGCTGCGCCCGGTGCTCAACTCCATGGGCGCCGCCCACATCGTCCAGGGCTGGTTCACCCTCGACAAGGACATCACCGTGCACGAGGACGGCACCCTCAGCGTCGTGGCGACCAGCACCGAGGCCCTGACGCAGGTCGTCGACCAGTTCTCGGCGGCCCTGGGCCGCACCCCGGTCCTGGCCGCGGCGAGCTGA
- a CDS encoding putative leader peptide, translating to MMMRLDLTRRRHVDLARVSSASCCPAA from the coding sequence ATGATGATGCGACTGGACCTCACGCGGCGACGCCATGTCGACCTCGCGCGCGTCTCCAGCGCCTCCTGTTGCCCCGCGGCCTGA
- a CDS encoding ATP-binding cassette domain-containing protein produces the protein MQLTVDQLHITLDRTPVLRAVNPEADKRDTVGLVGPNGSGRSTLLCTVHRSLRSADGVVGVGGDDVGELSRGP, from the coding sequence ATGCAACTGACCGTGGACCAGCTCCACATCACCCTGGACCGCACACCGGTCCTCCGCGCCGTGAATCCGGAGGCGGACAAGCGGGACACCGTCGGGCTCGTCGGCCCCAACGGCAGCGGCAGGTCCACCCTGCTGTGCACCGTCCACCGCTCCCTGCGGTCGGCCGACGGCGTGGTCGGAGTGGGCGGCGACGACGTAGGGGAACTGTCTCGCGGACCGTGA
- a CDS encoding MarR family winged helix-turn-helix transcriptional regulator, with product MATADDPDQRATTAGPPTVPTGTDLQSLAVQLRRMNGEINRLVHGFAGEHGLHATDVQALAAILDADGPMTPGRLRAHLGLTSGAVTACLDRLEGAGHIRRVRESSDRRVVHLYYASDARVAARTYFRPLARAAEQARARFTEEELAVAARFLAAMNEEMSTLRSSGS from the coding sequence GTGGCCACAGCAGACGACCCGGACCAGCGCGCGACGACGGCCGGACCTCCCACGGTTCCCACGGGGACCGATCTTCAATCGCTCGCCGTGCAGCTGCGGCGGATGAACGGCGAGATCAACCGTCTGGTCCACGGGTTCGCCGGGGAGCACGGACTGCACGCCACCGATGTGCAGGCGCTGGCGGCGATCCTGGACGCCGACGGACCGATGACGCCGGGGCGGCTGCGCGCCCACCTGGGGCTGACCTCCGGGGCTGTCACCGCCTGTCTGGACCGGCTGGAGGGCGCCGGCCACATCCGCCGTGTCCGGGAGAGCAGCGACCGGCGCGTGGTGCACCTGTACTACGCCTCCGACGCCAGGGTCGCGGCCCGCACCTACTTCCGTCCTCTGGCCAGGGCCGCCGAGCAGGCTCGCGCGCGCTTCACGGAGGAGGAACTCGCCGTGGCGGCCCGCTTCCTCGCGGCGATGAACGAGGAGATGTCGACGCTCAGATCCTCCGGGTCCTGA
- the sfnG gene encoding dimethylsulfone monooxygenase SfnG, translating into MPAEPVKFAYWVPNVSGGLVTSKIEQRTDWGYDYNRELAVLAENNGFDYALSQVRYMASYGAEYQHESTSFSLALLLATQRLKVIAAVHPGLWHPGVLAKLGATADHLSNGRFAVNVVSGWFKGEFTALGEPWLEHDERYRRSEEFITALRKIWTEDHTELAGDFYRLRDFSLKPKPLNTPERPHPEIFQGGNSSAARRMAGRVSDWYFSNGKDFDGVVEQIEDVRKSAAEAGRTAPKFGLNGFLIARDTEAEARDTLREIVAKADTEAVEGFGNAVKQAGQSTADKKGMWQDSSFEDLVQYNDGFRTGLIGTPEQIAERIVAYKKLGVDLLLLGFLHYHEEVEYFGKRVLPLVRELEAQLPESVPAQV; encoded by the coding sequence ATGCCCGCAGAGCCCGTGAAATTCGCCTACTGGGTCCCCAACGTCAGCGGGGGACTCGTCACCAGCAAGATCGAGCAGCGCACCGACTGGGGCTACGACTACAACCGCGAACTCGCCGTCCTCGCCGAGAACAACGGCTTCGACTACGCGCTCAGCCAGGTCCGCTACATGGCCAGCTACGGCGCCGAGTACCAGCACGAGTCGACCAGCTTCAGCCTCGCCCTCCTCCTCGCCACCCAGCGTCTGAAGGTCATCGCCGCCGTCCACCCCGGGCTGTGGCACCCCGGCGTGCTGGCCAAGCTCGGCGCCACCGCCGACCACCTGTCCAACGGCCGCTTCGCCGTGAACGTCGTGTCCGGCTGGTTCAAGGGCGAGTTCACCGCCCTCGGCGAGCCCTGGCTGGAGCACGACGAGCGCTACCGCCGCTCCGAGGAGTTCATCACCGCCCTGCGCAAGATCTGGACCGAGGACCACACCGAACTCGCCGGTGACTTCTACCGGCTGCGCGACTTCTCCCTCAAGCCCAAGCCGCTCAACACCCCCGAGCGCCCGCACCCGGAGATCTTCCAGGGCGGCAACTCCAGCGCCGCACGGCGGATGGCAGGCCGGGTCTCCGACTGGTACTTCTCCAACGGCAAGGACTTCGACGGGGTCGTCGAGCAGATCGAGGACGTCCGCAAGTCCGCCGCCGAAGCCGGCCGCACCGCACCGAAGTTCGGCCTCAACGGCTTCCTCATCGCCCGTGACACCGAGGCCGAGGCCCGCGACACCCTCCGGGAGATCGTCGCCAAGGCCGACACCGAGGCCGTCGAGGGCTTCGGCAACGCCGTGAAGCAGGCCGGCCAGTCCACCGCCGACAAGAAGGGCATGTGGCAGGACTCCTCTTTCGAGGACCTCGTCCAGTACAACGACGGCTTCCGCACCGGGCTCATCGGCACCCCCGAGCAGATCGCCGAACGGATCGTCGCCTACAAGAAGCTCGGCGTCGACCTGCTCCTCCTCGGCTTCCTCCACTACCACGAGGAGGTCGAGTACTTCGGCAAACGCGTCCTGCCGCTGGTGCGCGAACTGGAGGCCCAGCTCCCCGAGTCCGTCCCCGCCCAGGTCTGA
- a CDS encoding LLM class flavin-dependent oxidoreductase codes for MSLTFHWFLPTNGDSRHVVGGGHGTPATVSGRDRPPTVAYLSQIARAAEDLGFVGALTPTGAWCEDAWLTTAMVSQHTERLKFLVAFRPGFVSPTLAAQMASTFQRQSGGRLLLNVVTGGESHEQRAYGDFLDKDDRYRRTGEFLEVVRGLWEGKTVDLKGEHLQVEDAKLARVPDPVPEVYFGGSSPIAGEIAARHVDVYLTWGEPPAAVAEKIAWIRGLAAKHGRTLRFGIRLHVITRDTSEQAWAEANRLLAGFDPDTVKSVQAGLARSESEGQQRMLALHSGGNRDGLEIHPNLWAGIGLVRGGAGTALVGSHDEVAERIKEYHALGIDEFVLSGYPHLEEAYWFGEGVLPRLAAQGLWQHPFEKPAAPSAQVPFAS; via the coding sequence GTGTCCCTCACCTTCCACTGGTTCCTGCCCACCAACGGGGACAGCCGCCATGTCGTCGGCGGCGGCCACGGCACCCCGGCCACCGTCTCCGGGCGCGACCGGCCGCCGACGGTGGCCTATCTGAGCCAGATCGCCCGCGCCGCCGAGGACCTCGGTTTCGTCGGCGCGCTCACGCCGACCGGCGCCTGGTGCGAGGACGCGTGGCTGACCACCGCCATGGTCAGCCAGCACACCGAGCGGTTGAAGTTCCTGGTCGCCTTCCGCCCCGGATTCGTCTCACCGACCCTCGCCGCGCAGATGGCCTCCACCTTCCAGCGGCAGAGCGGCGGACGGCTCCTGCTCAACGTCGTCACCGGCGGCGAGAGCCATGAGCAGCGCGCCTACGGCGACTTCCTCGACAAGGACGACCGCTACCGCCGTACCGGCGAATTCCTCGAAGTCGTACGCGGGTTGTGGGAGGGCAAGACGGTCGACCTGAAGGGCGAACACCTCCAGGTCGAGGACGCCAAGCTCGCCCGGGTGCCCGACCCCGTCCCCGAGGTGTACTTCGGCGGCTCCTCGCCGATCGCCGGCGAGATCGCCGCGCGGCACGTCGACGTGTACCTGACCTGGGGCGAGCCCCCGGCAGCGGTTGCCGAGAAGATCGCCTGGATCCGGGGGCTCGCCGCGAAGCACGGCCGCACCCTGCGCTTCGGCATCCGGCTGCACGTCATCACCCGCGACACCTCCGAGCAGGCGTGGGCCGAGGCGAACCGGCTCCTTGCGGGCTTCGACCCGGACACCGTGAAGTCGGTCCAGGCCGGACTCGCCCGCAGCGAGTCCGAGGGGCAGCAGCGGATGCTCGCCCTGCACAGCGGAGGCAACCGCGACGGGCTGGAGATCCACCCCAACCTCTGGGCCGGCATCGGCCTGGTCCGCGGCGGCGCGGGCACCGCCCTGGTCGGCAGCCACGACGAGGTCGCCGAGCGGATCAAGGAGTACCACGCCCTCGGCATCGACGAGTTCGTCCTCTCCGGCTATCCGCACCTGGAGGAGGCCTACTGGTTCGGCGAGGGCGTCCTGCCGCGGCTCGCCGCCCAGGGGCTGTGGCAGCACCCGTTCGAGAAGCCGGCCGCTCCCTCGGCACAGGTGCCGTTCGCGAGCTAG
- a CDS encoding SfnB family sulfur acquisition oxidoreductase — protein sequence MTAHVIADDAEALAVAAALAEEFRAGASARDAERRLPRAELDRLSASGLLAVTVPAEHGGADVGPLTLAEIFRLLAAADASLAQIPQSHFAYVNVIRRQGTEEQRKFFFAELLSGRRLGNAQSEAGTRHVQDIRTRLTPRPDGSYVLDGVKHYSTGALFADWIPVLARAEDDKLHVAYVPRDAPGVTVIDDWDGLGQRTTASGTVRLEGVEVPADRVLPHHLTFEGPQLHGAVAQLLHAAIDTGIAGGALAEAAEFVRTKSRPWFESGLETAAEDPLLIQRFGELALQVRAAEALLREAARAVEAAQADLTDDSAAEASIAVAAAKVRAAEAAVEVASALFEVSGTRSALNSLNLHRHWRDARTHTLHDPTRWKIQHIGRYVLNGTRPPRHGLL from the coding sequence ATGACCGCCCATGTGATCGCCGACGACGCGGAGGCCCTCGCCGTCGCGGCTGCCCTGGCCGAGGAGTTCCGCGCGGGAGCCTCCGCACGGGACGCCGAACGCAGGCTGCCGCGCGCCGAGTTGGACCGGCTCTCCGCGTCCGGCCTGCTGGCCGTCACCGTTCCCGCGGAGCACGGGGGAGCGGACGTCGGCCCGCTGACCCTCGCCGAGATCTTCCGGCTGCTGGCCGCGGCCGACGCCAGCCTCGCGCAGATCCCGCAGAGCCACTTCGCCTACGTCAACGTGATCCGCCGTCAGGGCACCGAGGAGCAACGGAAGTTCTTCTTCGCCGAACTCCTCTCCGGCCGCCGCCTCGGCAACGCCCAGTCGGAGGCCGGCACCCGGCACGTCCAGGACATCCGCACCCGCCTCACGCCGCGACCCGACGGCTCGTACGTCCTCGACGGCGTCAAGCACTACTCCACCGGCGCCCTCTTCGCGGACTGGATCCCCGTGCTCGCCCGCGCCGAGGACGACAAGCTCCACGTCGCGTACGTGCCCCGGGACGCACCCGGCGTCACCGTGATCGACGACTGGGACGGCCTCGGCCAGCGCACCACCGCCAGCGGCACGGTCCGCCTCGAAGGCGTCGAGGTCCCGGCCGACCGGGTCCTGCCCCATCACCTCACCTTCGAGGGCCCCCAACTACACGGCGCCGTCGCCCAGTTGCTGCACGCCGCCATCGACACCGGGATCGCCGGGGGAGCGCTGGCGGAGGCGGCGGAGTTCGTACGGACGAAGAGCAGGCCGTGGTTCGAGAGCGGCCTCGAGACGGCCGCCGAGGACCCGCTGCTGATCCAGCGCTTCGGTGAACTCGCCCTCCAGGTAAGGGCGGCTGAAGCGCTGCTGCGGGAAGCCGCGCGTGCCGTAGAAGCGGCGCAGGCCGACCTGACCGACGACTCGGCGGCCGAGGCGTCGATCGCCGTGGCCGCCGCCAAGGTGCGGGCCGCCGAGGCGGCTGTCGAGGTGGCGAGCGCGCTCTTCGAGGTCTCCGGCACTCGCTCGGCCCTCAACTCCCTGAACCTGCACCGTCATTGGCGCGACGCCCGCACACACACCCTGCACGACCCGACCCGCTGGAAGATCCAGCACATCGGCCGGTACGTGCTCAACGGCACCAGGCCGCCCCGCCACGGTCTGCTCTGA